The Algoriphagus sanaruensis genome window below encodes:
- a CDS encoding serine hydrolase domain-containing protein, with translation MKKLLSLAILSFFCHTLSFGQSYFPKKNNWEKKNPAEFGMDVSKLKEAIEFARTHESTENPNLKIAHYESAFGREPFGYPVGPMKIRGSATGLIIYKGYVVGEWGDPNRVDLTFSVAKSFLSTTAGLAVSEGLIQSEQDLVYPYMAPIYPYDPARMLQNKADHLEEEDVFDLFDTDHNRKITWDHLLRQTSDWEGSLWGKPDWADRPAEGVKQKRTRPQNEPGSVYEYNDTRVNVLALALLNVWRKPLPFVLKEKVMDQIGASDTWRWTGYENSFVILDGEIVQSVSGGSHWGGGMMISAWDQARFGYLTLRNGAWNGKQIIPTSWLGKSKTPTPANPGYGFMNYFLNHDLKQIPSAPKSAFLHIGAGTNMIYVDQENDLVVVARWIPNGDKAELIRLILESLHKK, from the coding sequence ATGAAAAAGCTATTATCACTCGCGATTCTTTCTTTCTTCTGCCATACCCTTTCCTTCGGCCAATCCTATTTTCCTAAAAAAAATAACTGGGAAAAGAAAAACCCAGCTGAATTTGGAATGGATGTAAGCAAGCTCAAAGAAGCAATTGAATTTGCCAGAACACATGAAAGCACTGAGAATCCAAATCTAAAAATTGCACACTATGAAAGTGCTTTTGGCAGGGAACCATTTGGATATCCGGTAGGACCTATGAAAATCCGAGGTTCTGCCACGGGTTTGATTATTTATAAAGGATATGTCGTAGGAGAATGGGGAGATCCAAACCGGGTGGATTTGACATTCAGTGTAGCTAAAAGTTTTCTCTCAACGACTGCGGGCCTCGCGGTGTCTGAAGGTTTGATCCAAAGTGAACAGGACTTGGTATATCCTTATATGGCTCCTATTTATCCGTATGATCCAGCTCGAATGCTACAAAATAAGGCAGACCATTTGGAAGAAGAAGATGTTTTTGACCTCTTTGATACAGACCACAATCGAAAAATTACTTGGGACCATTTGCTCAGACAGACCTCAGATTGGGAAGGAAGTCTTTGGGGCAAGCCAGATTGGGCGGATAGACCTGCTGAAGGAGTAAAGCAAAAAAGAACTCGTCCACAAAACGAGCCCGGATCGGTTTATGAATACAATGACACCCGGGTAAATGTCCTTGCCTTGGCACTTTTGAATGTTTGGAGAAAGCCACTTCCGTTTGTATTAAAAGAAAAAGTAATGGATCAAATTGGAGCCAGTGATACGTGGAGATGGACAGGTTATGAAAATTCCTTCGTGATTTTGGATGGAGAGATTGTCCAATCCGTCAGCGGAGGCTCTCATTGGGGAGGCGGAATGATGATTTCAGCTTGGGATCAAGCACGTTTTGGATACCTTACCCTACGAAATGGGGCCTGGAATGGAAAACAAATCATTCCAACTTCTTGGCTAGGAAAATCTAAAACACCCACTCCTGCAAATCCAGGCTATGGCTTCATGAATTATTTTCTCAATCACGACTTGAAGCAAATCCCTTCTGCTCCAAAATCGGCCTTTCTTCATATCGGAGCTGGAACAAATATGATTTATGTGGATCAGGAAAATGACTTAGTCGTTGTTGCTAGATGGATTCCAAATGGAGATAAAGCAGAATTGATTCGATTGATTTTGGAAAGCTTACACAAAAAATAA
- a CDS encoding NAD(P)/FAD-dependent oxidoreductase, translating to MKQEKIYIIGAGLSGLVAALELEKSGFAPVILEASDLIGGRMKTDVLDGFRLDHGFQVLNTAYPEAKKYLNLEALHLKKFEPGAVIFEGRNAYAISDPMRNPLKIVSMAFSKVGTILDKVKMFTLTQELKKKENEVIFAEPSIPTHQYLKEYGFSDQIIEKFFEPFFRGIFLEKNLNTSSRMFEFIFKMFSLGYAVVPEKGMGEIPEMIKNQLSQTQIYFNSPVKSVEGTQINLENGETLEADRVIIAVQPDRLMKQLQGQFAPPQKVTNLYFSTQHSFLARPMIGLVPGNHLINNLVFMTDVSPAYSANGQALLSVSVLDPKRPENDLIQAVQKELEELSGIKAEYFQHVKTFDIQYSLPHVDDPKYFISFTETKITEGVFLAGDYLLNGSINAAMTSGRIAAEAVIHSLMPTH from the coding sequence ATGAAACAAGAAAAAATTTACATCATCGGAGCAGGTTTGTCAGGCCTTGTTGCAGCTTTGGAATTGGAAAAGTCTGGATTTGCACCGGTTATTTTGGAAGCAAGTGATCTAATAGGGGGGAGGATGAAAACAGATGTGCTGGATGGATTTCGGTTAGATCATGGGTTTCAGGTTTTAAACACAGCCTATCCTGAAGCAAAAAAATACTTGAATCTAGAGGCGCTTCATCTCAAGAAGTTTGAACCTGGAGCGGTGATTTTTGAAGGGAGAAATGCCTATGCGATTTCAGATCCAATGCGTAATCCACTCAAAATAGTAAGCATGGCTTTTTCAAAGGTGGGGACGATTTTAGATAAAGTAAAAATGTTCACTTTGACTCAGGAACTTAAGAAGAAAGAGAATGAGGTCATTTTTGCTGAACCTTCGATTCCTACCCATCAATATTTGAAAGAATATGGCTTTTCGGATCAAATCATTGAAAAGTTCTTTGAGCCTTTTTTCAGAGGTATATTTTTAGAAAAGAATCTCAATACTTCCTCTAGGATGTTTGAGTTTATTTTCAAGATGTTTTCATTGGGATATGCAGTAGTTCCAGAAAAAGGAATGGGAGAAATTCCAGAGATGATCAAGAATCAACTCAGTCAAACTCAGATCTATTTCAATTCTCCAGTAAAATCTGTCGAAGGAACTCAAATCAATTTGGAGAATGGGGAGACTTTAGAGGCAGATCGAGTAATTATTGCAGTCCAGCCCGATCGGTTGATGAAGCAGTTGCAAGGTCAATTTGCTCCTCCTCAAAAAGTAACAAATCTGTATTTTTCCACACAACATTCATTTTTGGCTCGTCCTATGATCGGGTTGGTTCCTGGAAATCACTTGATCAATAATTTGGTGTTTATGACGGATGTTTCTCCCGCATATTCAGCGAATGGACAAGCTCTTTTGTCAGTTAGTGTTTTGGATCCGAAAAGACCTGAAAATGATCTGATTCAAGCCGTTCAAAAAGAACTGGAAGAGCTTTCAGGGATAAAAGCGGAATATTTCCAGCATGTAAAAACCTTTGATATTCAATATTCCCTTCCTCATGTAGATGACCCTAAGTACTTCATCTCATTTACAGAAACGAAGATTACGGAGGGAGTTTTTCTTGCTGGGGATTATTTGCTCAACGGATCCATCAATGCTGCGATGACTTCAGGGCGAATAGCTGCTGAAGCGGTAATCCACTCGCTGATGCCAACTCATTAA
- a CDS encoding acyl-CoA thioesterase, which produces MAKQKYAKESQTIMTEMVLPNDTNTLNNLMGGRLMHWMDIVAAIAAQKHSNRIVVTASADSISFKQPINLGNVVTLRSQVTRAFNSSMEVFIEVTAEDIPASKKIMTHRAFFTFVAVDQNGKPIEVPEVLPESEEEQELYDGALRRRQLRLVLAKRMRPEDAVELKSIFNLDEK; this is translated from the coding sequence ATGGCAAAGCAGAAGTACGCTAAGGAATCTCAAACCATCATGACGGAAATGGTGCTCCCAAATGACACCAATACGCTCAATAATTTAATGGGAGGGAGATTGATGCATTGGATGGACATTGTAGCTGCCATTGCCGCACAAAAGCATTCTAACAGAATTGTAGTCACGGCCTCTGCAGACAGCATATCCTTCAAGCAGCCAATTAATTTAGGAAATGTCGTCACCCTCCGATCTCAAGTGACCCGAGCTTTCAATTCTTCCATGGAGGTCTTTATCGAAGTGACTGCTGAGGATATTCCTGCCTCTAAAAAGATCATGACTCACCGCGCATTTTTCACCTTCGTAGCAGTAGATCAAAACGGTAAACCCATCGAAGTACCTGAAGTCCTTCCAGAGTCAGAAGAAGAACAAGAACTTTATGATGGCGCACTCAGAAGAAGACAACTCCGACTCGTCTTGGCAAAAAGAATGAGGCCAGAGGATGCGGTAGAATTAAAATCGATTTTCAATTTGGATGAAAAATAA
- a CDS encoding protein-L-isoaspartate(D-aspartate) O-methyltransferase produces the protein MLKLEDTYLHKGKRRALVAELRKKGIQSERVLEAINTLPRHFFFDTALISHAYEDKAFPIGEGQTISQPYTVAFQTQLLDVKPGDKILEIGTGSGYQAGILHLLGAEVFTIEYQKKLFDHTSRFLQRLGIQMHLFYGDGTGGLPAHAPYDKIIVTAGAPVVPEALIQQLKVGGILVIPVGDRKRQAMVKITKKTSKEIQREEFEGFAFVPLLGKDGWKI, from the coding sequence ATGCTAAAACTTGAAGATACCTATCTGCACAAAGGAAAGCGTCGAGCTCTAGTAGCCGAACTCCGAAAGAAAGGAATCCAAAGTGAGCGCGTTCTTGAAGCTATCAACACCCTTCCCCGTCATTTTTTCTTTGATACAGCCTTGATTTCACATGCTTATGAAGACAAAGCATTTCCGATTGGCGAAGGTCAAACTATTTCCCAACCCTACACAGTAGCATTTCAAACCCAGCTATTAGATGTCAAGCCAGGTGATAAAATTCTAGAAATTGGAACGGGTTCGGGGTACCAAGCGGGTATTTTACATTTGCTGGGTGCTGAAGTCTTTACCATCGAGTATCAGAAAAAACTTTTTGATCATACCTCCCGATTTCTCCAACGATTGGGAATTCAGATGCATCTATTTTACGGGGACGGAACTGGTGGACTTCCTGCCCATGCGCCCTATGATAAAATCATCGTAACCGCAGGAGCACCCGTTGTGCCAGAAGCATTGATCCAACAGCTAAAAGTCGGAGGTATTTTGGTGATTCCAGTTGGTGATCGTAAACGCCAGGCAATGGTAAAAATCACCAAGAAGACTTCTAAAGAAATCCAGCGAGAGGAATTCGAAGGGTTTGCTTTCGTTCCCCTTCTCGGAAAAGATGGCTGGAAGATTTAA
- a CDS encoding riboflavin synthase, producing the protein MFTGIIEAFGTIQQITREGSNVHFDLSAAIQSELKVDQSLAHDGVCLTVVSVSPEGYRVTAIDETLQKTNLRNWQVGKKVNLERCMPANGRFDGHIVQGHVDQVGKVSKIEDQNGSWLFEIDFEDSLGNVTVEKGSITINGTSLTCFNSRPGKFSVAIIPYTYEHTNFHELQVGDLVNLEFDIVGKYIQRMLKGYPTV; encoded by the coding sequence ATGTTTACCGGAATTATTGAAGCATTTGGAACAATCCAACAGATCACCAGAGAAGGAAGTAATGTTCATTTTGATTTATCAGCAGCAATTCAATCTGAACTGAAAGTCGATCAATCTTTGGCTCATGATGGAGTTTGTTTGACGGTAGTTTCGGTAAGTCCTGAGGGTTATCGGGTTACGGCAATTGATGAAACGCTACAAAAAACCAACCTTCGAAATTGGCAAGTTGGGAAAAAAGTCAATCTGGAACGATGCATGCCTGCAAATGGTCGATTTGATGGACATATTGTTCAAGGCCATGTAGATCAGGTGGGGAAGGTTTCAAAAATTGAAGATCAAAATGGGTCTTGGCTTTTTGAAATTGACTTTGAAGATTCCTTGGGTAATGTTACCGTTGAGAAAGGCTCTATCACTATTAATGGAACTAGTTTGACTTGTTTTAATTCAAGACCGGGGAAGTTCTCTGTTGCCATTATTCCTTACACCTATGAGCATACCAATTTCCATGAGCTTCAGGTAGGTGACCTGGTCAATCTCGAATTTGATATTGTAGGTAAATACATCCAACGGATGCTCAAAGGATATCCTACCGTCTAA
- a CDS encoding S9 family peptidase: protein MAQLKPRLFLTFSVFFFIFFQTNAQITPETYQRAAYYLSASVEKEIYHLEVIPNWDFSRDHFFHSAYTADGLQFFITDISSRQTTTAFDPKELAIKLSEKTGEKVDARNLPIQFTGVRNEHMVTFRWKNMNWTWDTKSGSLNAMPFSPRNENESFSPDKKWKAFTQNYNLFVQNLESGEQTQLTFDGKKGLEYASYYGWSDLIKGENGERPNRFMVSWSPDSKKIFTQLVDFRTAEKMYLLDHSQPEKFRAELYSYYRGSPGDSTVVNYIPVLIDLETQKTQLVHHLTTPHFIGINLRWESDSKSLVGYFLARGYKSSKLIELDAEKGSIRTITEETSDTHIQHDKIFRKLSDGRFIESAEKSGWNHLYLRDWKTGKELNPITSGDFAVTKLSRIDEEKGWIYFEASGREKDRNPYYHHLYRVRLDGSDLTLLTPEEAHHEIYISPNGNWAVDNFSTPSQPTQSYLIRLETGEKIMKISEADISNLKKRGYQAPIQFTALAKDRKTEIHGIYFLPSTFSAKKKYPIIDYTYTGPHTSTVPKSFKNSILGHQQATAELGFVVVTVDGLGGFGISKEFADYSYRNLGDGTTDHVLAITQLASKNRFLDITRVGIFGHSAGGYDAGRAMLLHPDFYKVGVASAGDHDFRMEKAWWPEMYMGYPVGDFYHEQSNITNAGNLKGRLLLAHGGMDENVNPSATFKLAEALIQAGKDFDLFIWPSRNHSFGRTPGDYFTKKRWDYFIQHLLGEQPLLHYQIPELRR, encoded by the coding sequence ATGGCTCAATTAAAACCACGCCTCTTTCTGACTTTCAGTGTTTTCTTTTTTATTTTTTTCCAGACAAATGCTCAAATCACACCCGAAACCTATCAGCGAGCAGCCTATTATTTAAGCGCATCGGTAGAAAAAGAAATCTATCATCTTGAAGTAATCCCAAATTGGGATTTTTCTAGAGACCATTTTTTTCATTCTGCATACACAGCCGATGGACTTCAATTTTTTATCACAGACATTTCTTCTCGACAGACTACCACCGCATTTGATCCAAAGGAGCTAGCCATTAAACTATCAGAAAAAACTGGAGAAAAAGTGGACGCTCGCAACTTACCAATTCAGTTTACCGGAGTCAGAAATGAACATATGGTCACTTTTCGATGGAAAAACATGAATTGGACATGGGACACCAAAAGTGGGTCTCTAAATGCAATGCCCTTCAGTCCAAGAAATGAAAATGAATCTTTCTCACCAGACAAAAAGTGGAAGGCATTCACCCAGAATTACAACCTCTTCGTGCAAAATCTAGAATCAGGCGAACAAACCCAACTCACCTTTGATGGAAAAAAGGGACTTGAGTATGCAAGCTATTATGGATGGAGCGATTTGATCAAAGGGGAAAATGGCGAACGACCGAATCGGTTCATGGTATCTTGGTCTCCAGATTCTAAAAAGATTTTTACCCAATTGGTAGATTTTAGAACTGCCGAAAAAATGTATTTGCTCGATCATTCTCAACCTGAAAAATTCAGAGCTGAACTATATTCTTATTACAGGGGATCACCGGGAGACAGTACCGTAGTCAACTATATTCCTGTATTGATTGATCTTGAAACCCAAAAAACTCAATTAGTCCACCATTTGACTACACCTCATTTTATAGGAATCAACCTGAGATGGGAGTCAGATAGCAAATCTTTGGTTGGATATTTCTTAGCCCGTGGATACAAATCTAGTAAGCTTATTGAGCTCGATGCGGAAAAAGGCTCGATCCGAACCATCACTGAAGAAACTTCTGATACTCATATCCAACATGACAAGATTTTTAGAAAGTTAAGTGATGGCAGATTCATTGAAAGTGCAGAAAAATCAGGATGGAACCATCTTTACCTTCGTGATTGGAAAACAGGAAAGGAACTGAATCCGATTACTTCCGGGGATTTTGCGGTTACCAAACTCAGTAGAATTGACGAGGAAAAGGGTTGGATTTACTTTGAAGCTTCTGGGAGAGAAAAAGACAGAAATCCATATTACCATCACCTCTATCGCGTTCGCCTTGATGGAAGTGACCTTACTTTATTAACCCCTGAGGAAGCGCATCACGAGATCTATATTTCTCCAAATGGAAATTGGGCAGTTGATAATTTTTCAACGCCCTCCCAGCCAACTCAATCTTATCTCATCCGACTTGAAACTGGTGAAAAGATCATGAAGATCTCAGAGGCGGACATTTCAAACTTAAAAAAGCGAGGCTACCAAGCACCCATTCAATTCACCGCATTGGCTAAGGATCGAAAAACAGAAATTCACGGCATCTATTTCCTTCCTTCCACATTTTCAGCCAAGAAAAAATACCCCATCATCGATTATACTTACACGGGACCACACACCTCTACCGTTCCAAAATCCTTTAAAAACAGCATCCTCGGACACCAGCAAGCCACTGCTGAGTTGGGATTTGTAGTCGTAACTGTGGATGGATTAGGGGGCTTTGGGATATCCAAAGAATTTGCCGACTACTCTTATCGAAATCTAGGAGACGGAACGACCGATCATGTGCTCGCTATTACCCAACTGGCTAGCAAAAATCGATTCTTGGACATCACTCGGGTAGGAATATTTGGGCATTCTGCTGGAGGATATGATGCTGGCAGAGCAATGCTATTACACCCAGATTTCTACAAAGTAGGCGTAGCTTCAGCAGGAGATCATGACTTTAGAATGGAAAAAGCTTGGTGGCCAGAGATGTACATGGGTTATCCAGTAGGCGATTTTTACCATGAACAGTCGAATATCACCAATGCCGGAAACCTAAAAGGAAGGTTACTTTTGGCTCATGGTGGAATGGATGAAAATGTAAATCCTTCTGCAACATTTAAGTTAGCGGAGGCCTTGATTCAAGCGGGTAAGGACTTTGATCTTTTTATTTGGCCAAGCCGAAATCATAGCTTTGGACGAACACCAGGTGATTACTTTACCAAAAAGCGCTGGGATTACTTCATCCAACATCTCCTTGGAGAGCAGCCGCTGTTGCATTACCAAATCCCCGAGCTTAGACGGTAG
- a CDS encoding endonuclease/exonuclease/phosphatase family protein: MQLKTAVYNIAWMRDLFEKDGSPITTGKQEIRSKQLAEIIEALNPDFLGIVEGPDTLVNGSRTATRQLEFWVSHFLPSHSFKAIHGFPSAGQQELCAIYKPDKIQVLFTPETKTGKRFDEPFLMDTTNRMIKEQYQHYRPPLELSLLTPDGVFLSRLILAHTKSKGIFDKVDYARYEQLSVRDRLRLFGECMHIRERCDSYLSKDQEVIVMGDINDGFELDFYENKFSKSAVEILLGDLWKPEWILKTALPRPKLTANGYTPYSGKFKDRITGDQFNILIDHILISQKIKLIEGKVWNPYLEKSDAIIQSVKHNLIAASDHFPVGATLEFTLS, encoded by the coding sequence ATGCAATTAAAAACTGCCGTTTACAACATCGCCTGGATGCGCGATCTTTTTGAAAAAGATGGTTCCCCGATCACTACTGGAAAGCAAGAAATTCGATCCAAACAGCTCGCAGAAATTATCGAAGCACTCAATCCCGACTTTCTGGGAATTGTAGAAGGTCCGGACACTTTGGTGAATGGATCCAGAACCGCTACCCGACAATTGGAATTTTGGGTGAGTCATTTTCTTCCTTCCCACTCATTCAAGGCAATTCATGGGTTCCCTTCGGCCGGACAGCAAGAACTATGTGCCATTTACAAACCGGATAAGATTCAAGTTCTTTTCACTCCTGAAACCAAAACTGGTAAACGCTTCGACGAACCATTTTTGATGGACACTACCAATCGGATGATCAAAGAACAATACCAACACTATCGACCGCCTTTGGAACTCAGCCTGCTTACTCCTGATGGAGTTTTCCTAAGCAGGCTGATTCTCGCTCATACCAAGTCCAAAGGAATATTTGACAAAGTCGACTATGCGAGATATGAACAGCTCTCGGTGCGAGACCGATTAAGACTCTTTGGAGAATGCATGCATATTCGAGAGCGATGTGACTCTTACCTTTCTAAAGATCAAGAAGTCATCGTCATGGGAGATATTAACGACGGATTTGAGCTAGATTTTTATGAAAATAAATTTTCAAAAAGTGCCGTAGAAATTCTCCTTGGGGATCTTTGGAAGCCCGAATGGATTCTAAAGACCGCTTTGCCAAGACCCAAACTAACCGCTAATGGCTACACGCCCTATTCTGGAAAATTTAAAGACCGAATCACAGGTGATCAATTCAATATTTTAATTGACCATATCTTGATCAGTCAAAAGATTAAGCTCATTGAGGGAAAAGTGTGGAATCCTTACCTTGAAAAATCCGATGCGATCATCCAAAGCGTAAAACATAATCTGATCGCAGCATCGGATCATTTTCCGGTAGGTGCAACACTTGAATTCACCCTTTCTTAG
- a CDS encoding acyltransferase family protein: MSIDHQKNILNNRYLALDVLRGMTIAFMVIVNTPGSWSNLYAPLAHADWHGFTPTDLVFPTFLFVVGNAMSFALKKLNEMSPGTFYKKVFKRAALIFAIGWLLNAFPFFDYNEAGEMVFIDLSEVRLLGVLQRIALSYLLAALVVYWGGERLGWIVGIASLILFWPIMYFFGEAGDPYSLTGNAQIKLDLLLIGEKRMYMGEGIPFDPEGLLSTMTSMVNVLAGFIVGKFIQKKGNNASTVQALLISGVVLLALAYVWDLGFPINKKIWTSSYVLLTVGWDLVLLSGLIFLVEIQKLTKWTYFFQAFGRNPLILYVCSGVVVSIFSMIPVGETTFKGFIYSNLFTSWLEPKNASFLFAISYMLLIWVIGYWMDKKKIYIKV; the protein is encoded by the coding sequence ATGTCTATAGATCATCAAAAAAACATCCTCAATAATCGATATCTAGCGCTGGATGTCCTGCGAGGAATGACGATCGCGTTTATGGTCATCGTCAATACGCCCGGGAGTTGGAGTAATCTTTATGCACCCTTGGCACATGCAGATTGGCATGGATTCACTCCCACGGACTTGGTGTTTCCGACCTTCCTATTCGTAGTGGGAAATGCAATGAGCTTTGCCTTAAAAAAGTTAAATGAAATGTCTCCAGGGACATTTTACAAGAAAGTTTTCAAGCGGGCCGCCTTGATTTTTGCCATCGGATGGTTACTTAATGCTTTCCCGTTTTTTGATTACAATGAAGCGGGAGAAATGGTCTTCATTGATCTCTCTGAGGTTCGTTTGCTTGGAGTCCTTCAACGAATTGCACTTTCTTACTTATTGGCCGCACTAGTAGTTTACTGGGGCGGGGAGCGACTTGGCTGGATAGTAGGGATTGCTTCTTTGATCCTGTTCTGGCCGATTATGTATTTCTTTGGGGAAGCAGGTGATCCTTACAGCTTGACCGGAAATGCCCAGATCAAGCTTGATCTTTTACTCATCGGAGAAAAACGAATGTACATGGGTGAAGGAATTCCTTTTGACCCGGAAGGACTGCTGAGTACCATGACTTCTATGGTTAATGTTTTGGCTGGATTCATCGTGGGTAAATTCATCCAGAAAAAAGGAAATAATGCAAGTACCGTACAGGCACTCTTGATCTCAGGCGTAGTCCTGCTTGCCCTTGCTTATGTTTGGGATTTAGGCTTCCCAATCAATAAGAAAATCTGGACCAGTTCTTATGTTTTATTAACTGTTGGATGGGACTTGGTTTTGCTTTCAGGTCTGATTTTCTTGGTAGAAATTCAAAAATTGACAAAATGGACCTACTTCTTCCAGGCTTTTGGGAGAAACCCGCTTATTCTGTATGTATGCTCCGGTGTGGTCGTCTCAATTTTCTCAATGATCCCAGTTGGAGAAACCACTTTCAAAGGATTTATCTATTCCAACCTATTTACCAGTTGGCTTGAACCTAAAAACGCCTCTTTCTTATTTGCGATCAGCTACATGTTGCTGATTTGGGTAATTGGCTACTGGATGGATAAGAAAAAAATATATATCAAGGTATAA